The stretch of DNA CACCTGAGAGCTGAGCTTGTAACGCCCGATTAAATCGATGTAGTATGGTACAAGAGCCACCAAGCGAGTCATGTCTGCCATGTGGTTGGCATCAGGAAGGGAAAACTTAAACAAAAGCATTTTCTTGTGCTTGTCGGGATGTTGATCCGAAAAATGCATCCAGATGAAATCTTTTCCATATTTCTCAAAAGATTTGTCACCAAAAACCTACAATATATGAATCACAATCGATTTCACCCATGTTAAAGCAATTCACAGAGCTACCAGGCAATTTTGGAACAATAAAAAGGTTAAATGCAATGAATCCCATATAAGAATATAGTATGAACAAGGGAAGCCATACAAGAAAACCACAAAATGAACAAGATACCGTTGTCATAATATCATCTTCAGAAAACTTGAATGTGAACATAATGGATGAATGAATCCTAAGAAAACATAATCTTATACTGGCATATAGGCAAAGCAACCCAATGCCAAAGAAGGTCAGAAACCAAACAAAACTCAAGCTCATAAAACTCCAAGCACTTAGCTCGTGCAGTTGTTGACCAAAGAGCCAGCAACTTGGGACAACAAGTAACTACCTAGAATCAGCTGGTTAGTCAAAAATGATACTAAGCGACCAATGTTGCAAGACCAACACGCTGGTCGCCAGACACACGAGCACGTCAATAGGGCCAAATGGACGACCAATGTCCAAGCGACCAATAAACCAAGTATAAACACCCAGATATGACCTTCTTTCCTACTTTTTACACTCTCGGCTTCACTATTTGCCTGAATTGTCTCGCTTCCTTATTTTGACTACACCACTCCGACATGCCTAGCTAACTTACAGGAACATCAAATCGCAGTACATCCGCCTAAACCCAATCCATTACCGGAAAGACAACAACAATCATAAATTCAAATGTAAACGTAATGGATTCATGATCCTAAGAACAACAAAATTGAGAAATCTAGATATTCAACGATATAATGCACACGCTAGCACCTACAACAATCCTAAACACATTGAAAGCAAATAAAGCATTCCATTAAATCAAATCGATATCCAGTTCATAACATAAATCAATAACTCGAAAACCGACCTGTTCGAGCACGGTCTCTGTAATCAAATCCCCAGCAACTTCCTTAGATTCAGAGATAACAGATAGTTCATCCACCACCCATTTCCTTCCACTAGGATTAGCCACCAACCCAGCAAATCTCTGTAGATCTCTAACTTCTTTTTGCATCCCTTTAGCAGCTTTCTTCTTTGCTAATGCAAAAACCACTTGATCCATGGCTTCTTCATTCATATAAACCTCAAAAGTAATCTCGTCTTTACAAGGAACCACTAAGTTAAACAATCTCGATATCAAATCATGCCTGCTTTTCAACTCCATCGTCGCCAACAATCCCTGACAATACCTTCGTCCACTGGCGTAGAATTTGAACACGTTTTGCCCTTCTTTTAACAACAACGGCGAGCCCTCACCTTCTCCGATACCCAAAAGACTGAAATTTTTCTCAAAGATTGAACCTTTGGTAGCGAATTTCGCTGCCCATGCCAACGCAATGTTTTCGTTTTCACGTTTACCGATGAAATAATTGATCATAAAAGCAATCAAGAAAACCCCACAAATAATCTCCACCGTAAAGGACTTTTTAGAACCCGAAACATTCCCAGGTCGTGAAGCTGTTTTAGGATCTGGGTCATTTGGAGAAGCGTTTTCCGTCGCTTTCGAAGGCTCCGGTTGTGGTTGCTCGATGGGTAAACCTTCAAATTCATCCTCATCCCAATACTCAAATGTGGTGGTCGATGGCTTTTGAAGATCCGATTGAGACGAAGGATCCGAAGTAGGAACAGTGTTCAGATCAGGATCAAGAGAAGGCTGTGACTCGGactgagttaaaggaggtgaTTTAACAGAGTGGGGATCAAAGGGTTCTTCTTCAACAGTGTCGTCGTCTTCAGAATCGAATCCTTCGAAGTGAGAATCGGCGAAAACAAGAGAGAAACAGAGATGGGTTATTAATACAGAAAGGAGAAGAAGCAAGTTGAAGGAAGAAATGGATTTAGGTCTCTTCATTTTGGAATTCGGGGATGTTCCTTCTTCGTTAGAACTTGATTTCTGTTCTCAattatggaacttgttgattttaATCCAGAGAGATTTAACTAAAATCCATTTGATGAAAGCTTGGGAAAAGGTTGAGACTTGAGAGGTACCTATATTTCAACTGTACAGAAAGCCTCTTTTATCTCTTTACCACTAAATTCTTGGATTATTACAttactagaaaaatatattttagatttatgataaaaaattatacaatcgttatttgaattttatgtaatttgttcaaaagttaataatttaaacttttttttcaatccaaaatcaaattgatttgaatccgaaattaaaatgaatttaaactcGAATGAACATAAATAAGTAATtcaaaattattctaaaattgatatgattaaaattcaaaataattagaaCCTATAATGACTCAACATGAGAAACTCAAATCTCGGACTTAAGTAACCCGTACCTATAATAATATGAGATTATGTCACCTTATCACTtgcaaattagaaattttatataaaatttcaggTAATAATATACTATAATCTCAAAGTGTTAGATATAATACTCTAATAACTAAACCAATGATTAAAACAGTTAAACATCAATATCTGAATCAATTGATTTGATCAATTCAACTACCAgatcaataataataaaataattaattaaaagttcataactttttaaaataaaatcaaccgATTCAACCtcttaaactattaatttttatcctaattttttatttttatatatttgaaatcattttttaaataaatatatataaaaaaaggaaaattaaactataaaacaAATATGAAATATCCCCACCTCACAAATTTCGATTAAAAGCCAAACACATTCGCCTAGCACACTCACACGTTCAAGCTCCACTTTCAAATCTaccagagaaaaaaaaaaggaaagaacttGATTCAAGTTCATAAAGAAAAGGCTGTTTTTTTTAATCTCTAATTCGTCCAAATCAACTGATTTGGAGATGCAATCCGTTGTTATTACCCCAACATATTGTTGCAGCACCCATTATCAAACCCTAGAACGCTTCTCTTCTCGTCCTAATCCTTCCAAGGttcgtttttcttttctctctgatttttttttatgtttctggATATTTTAATTCGGTTTTTCAAGGTTCTGATTATGATTTTCGAATTTGCCC from Gossypium hirsutum isolate 1008001.06 chromosome D04, Gossypium_hirsutum_v2.1, whole genome shotgun sequence encodes:
- the LOC107898688 gene encoding uncharacterized protein At5g49945, producing the protein MKRPKSISSFNLLLLLSVLITHLCFSLVFADSHFEGFDSEDDDTVEEEPFDPHSVKSPPLTQSESQPSLDPDLNTVPTSDPSSQSDLQKPSTTTFEYWDEDEFEGLPIEQPQPEPSKATENASPNDPDPKTASRPGNVSGSKKSFTVEIICGVFLIAFMINYFIGKRENENIALAWAAKFATKGSIFEKNFSLLGIGEGEGSPLLLKEGQNVFKFYASGRRYCQGLLATMELKSRHDLISRLFNLVVPCKDEITFEVYMNEEAMDQVVFALAKKKAAKGMQKEVRDLQRFAGLVANPSGRKWVVDELSVISESKEVAGDLITETVLEQVFGDKSFEKYGKDFIWMHFSDQHPDKHKKMLLFKFSLPDANHMADMTRLVALVPYYIDLIGRYKLSSQARSKTEAARVKAAQEAYKELQNARLEALQKKKAERKKMLEEAEAKLSAEAVRKKEAKERARQMKKAIPKMKMTRA